Genomic window (Helianthus annuus cultivar XRQ/B chromosome 3, HanXRQr2.0-SUNRISE, whole genome shotgun sequence):
CGTGGCTGGGCTGGCGTGGCCGAGCCAcaccattttttttttaaatgccctaacggctagtttggtttggccattgagagcccaCCATGTCATATTCATAGACCCGCCCCACGCCCGACTTTAAACTCCCACCCCttgggccacgccgaaacccaagacCACCAAGGGTAATGACTTGAGCATTTTCAGCCCACCTACGCCCCAACCCCCACCTCATACCCCACAGTCTTACCTAGACATCCCACCCCAGAAGCAGGATACATTGAAAAAAAAGTATTAAGGTATGGGGTGTGGGGGTCATGGATTGGAACATTATTTCCACATAGGATCATTAATTAAATGGTATACCATCCCCCTCCTTGATAAACCACGATTGCCACGATCATCCCATTTGATAATTTTAAGacaaaaacaaattaacaaaaataaagGGGATGGTGGTTTGGGTCATTACCACACccttaggggactaggggtggaatcactagtgatggattccatcactcccactatccaatcagcaaatgccatgtcatcaaccatatttccatcactagtgatagaaatggactaggggtggaatcactagtgatggattctaTCACTCTTTCccaatttttttaacttttatttttaaattagaaattaacaataaaacactaaaattaaaaatttcattaattttaaaacatactatttcaatttaacatactaggaacatacaatttaaaaaaaaaaaagaaaaacctactcctcgaatttaacatactaggaacatacaatttaaaaaaaaaaaaaacctactcctcgtccgaatccggaaactccaaacctagagaacctactagttcgattaaatcgtatctcaaccgaaagtgagtttcttcgttacgcaattgtaaattgatatcttgtggaacttgaacttgtgtaggaggatccggtacccaatccggggatattgcacgtccgtcgtgtttgatcaacatattgtgcaatatgatacacgcatacactatgctatgtattgctttcttggtcatcgaacgaaccggtcggtgtagtataccccatctaccctttaaaacaccaaacgccctctcaacatcttttcttgccgattcttgcaattttttgaacgccttttctttagcctcgacgggaaatgagggagctttcacaaaaacagaccaagacgggtagataccatccacaagataaaagcctcgtatgtaatgtcgaccgttaacatagaaaggagaggaaggtgcggtaccatccgttacggtttggaacaacggcgacgtgtgcaacacattgatgtcgttgtttgaacctggaacaccgaagtacgaatgccaaatccataaatcattcgacgccaccgcttctagtatgatggttggtcttttgatgtctcccctcacatacgcccctcgcaactctcttggacaatttttccactcgatatgtgtacaatcgatgctgccgagcatcccgggaaaatgccatctagcctcgtgtGCGGCATAAATACGagagatgtcgtggctcgtcggttttcgtaaaaactCGCTAGaatacaacttaatgaccgcattgcaaaaaaattgcaaacactcacgtgaagttctttcagacatagctaggtattcatcatattgatcgggtgggttacctgtcgctagttggcgaatggcggacgtgcatttttgaatcggcgtgaaacttggtttgcccctcgcatcgtaaccttcttgaaaccatcCCTCGCTTGcctcgatgtctccaacaatctttaaaaataattctttgggtaaacgaaaacgatctctaaacgtttcggaattgtatagcgggttttccacaaaataatcgttcatcaaaacttcgttggcacgtatGCGATCACGgccgaccatcttcttctttgggcgggacgactcggcatcaagctcgttatacaccgacacaaaatacTTTAGTGTGtcgttgtcggaagacgactcggaatcgctagacatcggaaacgtcgaatcggtagggaattccatttgagaaagatataaaaaATTGGGTGAAATGGGTTTAAAATGGTTAAAAGATAGAGTTTGAtgtgtgaaaaaatggttaaatgtgaatatatatataaaaataaagtgatttttttttttatttaagttaCCGTTTAGCCCCAACGGTCATCATCCAACGTTCCAATTTTTGAATGTTCAACGCGTTATACACAAAACGCGTTAATAATATAACGCGTGCTTCTTTGGGCGGCGGCGGTGTTGTGGTTGTTGATAACGCGTGCTCGGGGGGCCATAACGGACCGCCCCGAGTCCCCTTAGGATAGTGGTTTTGAATAATGAATTAAGGATAGATGATGTGGTGCCTATGTGGAGGGTCATgaggtcatgaccacaccctatagccatAACAAATATATTTTAgtaataaaacattatatatatatcaatttaCATTGTGGGTTTGCGCCAGGACACTTTAAGAATTTCTATTTTGAACACACTTCTTTTACTCTTACAAAAAAGGCCCTCTGCAACAACTAAACAACGGCTGCATCTCAATTTACATTGTGGGTTTGACCGTCTCATGGATCCAAACACCCACACATCATACCATCTTCTCAACTATAATCTGTAAAGGTTGTATCATGCACATACAATCAACATCATGCAATCATAActaattaatataataataatccCCACCACACTCCAAGACTCCATGAAAACTTTAGAGCAAACAAACAGCTTCTTCCTAAAACGTGGCTTCATGAACAATCCAAAAGTCGTGGCTTCATGAACAATCCAAGGTGTATCACTCCCAAAGCCGAGACCCCAACTAGACCCTtcaatggttttttttttcacgCCACCAAAACGTGTCCCACAAACAAATCCTATCCGGGTTCTTTACACGATCCAAAATTCGTGGCCCAACTGTGAACCAATCGCGACCCGTCATAACCCGTAAGTTCAAGGAAAAGAAGATATATCTGGACTGTGATAACTACCGTCACGGTACCGAGCTTAACTCCTGATCCGAAAATTGACTTTGAACTCCAACAAGATCCATACGACATCCTTTATTTCTCACAACTAATCCATACGTGATCGTTACTTTTATGTATGGTTTCGGATGATCTAAGTTTTGGTAAAAGATttccgtgcttatttttatgtatgttttcagtTGTTCAACGTTATACGTTTTCACTAGACGAGAAAAAATCGAATTACTTTAGGTTTCAAAGTTGCCGCAACGTGCGATACCATTTTTTTAACTTATAAATATTATTTTCTTACGTGCTTTATTTAAGTACATTTCGGTATAAATCAAAGTTAGTTTACGTTCTGACGTATTTTTTTCTCGGTAATGAGTGGAGtgaaatataatacattttcgtgcttagagtagggttcgcacggaaagtgtgtttttcctagaaagcctaggaagcgatcttgtccattggattggtgtgtttaatggttgagatcaaatcaatggcaagattgtaataTTCAATAAAATTTAATAGAATGTTTTAAATGATGAGGGGCAAAATCGTCTTAACAGTGTTTTAAAACAATCAAGTATAACCGTCAACACATCACATCTCCTTAATACACGCGAATTTCCCTCtctctcactttctctctctaaaccctcGAAGAAGTCAGAAAATATTCATACCAAAAATACCGAgaatcatggatgaagataagagattttcAATCTTTTATATACGTAAGATCAATTGGACATTGGTTGCTGTGTTTTAGAAGGTGATTAGGGTTCGATAGTTCTCTACATTGAAGTGTTTTATGTTTGCAGGTAAGAAATTCAAAAAAAAAGAGGATTTAAACAAGATGGAATCCAGCAAAATCAAAGTGGGTGAAAGTGAAAACAGACTATCCGGGAGCAAAGTTGTAGTAGCGAGAACCTCAGGTATGTGTTTTAGAGTAAAAAAAGGTGAGTATGATTTACGATTGTTTGGGATgactgtgttttttttttttgttttgatttttttgttgttAGTTATGTGTGATATGGAATGTTTATATAGGTTTTACACTATGTATAGACCAATTCTCTGTGTTAATGAGTTTGCCCCAAATGTGTTTTATGGGTGTGTTTCCGATGATGTGTTTTAAACACAGGTAGTTAGATGGTTTCAATGGACAAATGTGTTTTATGTACCTTTTTTTGAACATACATATGTTATGGGATAGGTGTAAATATAATGTGTTTTATAGATAGGTTGTGTGGTGGGTTCTCCATAAACTGTGTTTGTTAATGGTTAGGGTACCGAAAATGTGTTTTAATGTCAGCCTTTTACTTGAACAGTGCAGATGTGTTTTACTGTCAGCCTGTAAGTGCTTTATTCGTATTAAAAATAGGTTTGATGTACACTTTTTGAACAAAATGTGTTTTATTGTAATGTATTAGCATGCTGTGTTTTACTGTTAGGGTAATGATGTGTTGTCCAAAAAACTGTTTTTGTTAATGGGTTTTTTATTAGATGTGGGTGTAAAGCATATGTGTTTTAAGGTCATTTTGGTCATAAGTTTACGGTGAACATGTTTGTTTTAAGGTTAATTTATTAGATAAGGCAGTAGAAATgtgttttataaataataaagatGTGTTTTCAGTCAAACGGAGAAAAAGTGAGAGAATAAAAGGAAAATGGCTTTCAAGGGTACCCGGAAACCCACCGGACAAGCCAATAATACTGGATGAATCGGACACAGAAGAAGGATCACCTTTACAGGGTACGGTTAGTTGTGGCAGTTAAAGGTGGGGGGGGGTGGGTAACTTATATGGCCACCTGTCTGATAAGTTGTGTTAATTTTTGTTACAAACAGTTGAGCGTGTtaaaaaacataaagaaacaATAGACAACAAAGTATCGTCCACACAACAACCGCCTGCCGGTACCCTTCTGTCTGACATTGCACATCTCTTTCCGAACGTAATGGATAAAAATGTCGTGTTGCAGTCGGAACCAAACGAAAAAAGTGAAATTCCCATATgtaagttaaatgaacgaacgtgGAACCATATGTTCAATGAGTTAAAACACAACAGCATAGTACTAACAAATTTTATGGGCTTTAAATCAGCCGCCACAAACAAAAAGGGAAACGAAACCGGTAAGAAGAGGAAGCACAAAGAGGCTGGAATCATACCGGAAGAAAAGAAAGCTGCGACTGTACAAACGGTTAAGCCGATTAAAGAAGCAGCACACGGTAAAGTTAATATTAAGGACTAAATTTCAGATACTTAAAAGACTGACTTGCTGACCGGCTTGGTATATTGGTGTTTTGTCAGGTACGACAATAGACGATTCTGATGATGATTTTGACAACCCACCTTGGAAAAAAACAAGGTCAGGTGCGAGTCAACAAGTAGTTGAAAAAACACAACAACCCGCATATGCTACATCAATCAAAGACTCTAAAACACACAAGAAGCGACAACCGGTAAAGAATTACATACCACTTGCTGATGGGAAACTAACTATGCGATTGGCTCTTAAACACATGGGGGAGTTAATGGAATCTTTGAACGAAAATCAACGGGGGGCTGTCCGAAACATAGGTTTCGGGTCAATACTTAGCTTTCGAATGGGTCCGATTCCCTCAACTCTGAGTTGGTGGTTGGTAAATAATTACGACACTAAAACACGGGTGTTGAATTGCGGTAGCCACCACATTCAAATAACAGAGGAATTGGTGCACGATGTGTTCGGAGTACCGAGAGGGAACGAAGAAATAAAGGAAGTAGCGAGAGCAAGGGCTGATTTCCACGAGGTTGTGGCAGAATGGAAAGCACAATTCGAAAGTGATCCTGCACGCTTGACGCCTGTTCAGTTCAAAACATACATGCAGGGGCAACAAGCGAGCGGACGGATCTTTGTGTTGAACTTTTTGTTGTTCTACAACACACTTCTGGGAGAGACAACTACGAATTCATCAATTAATATGAAGTTTTTACCAGCATTGCATCGAGGGAAGGATATCAAAAGTTTTAACTGGTGTGAGTACATGATCAGGTGTCTGGATCGAACGGTGGAAGCATGGACACCAAAGGAGCCCTTCCTTGGACCAATGCCATTGCTAGTGGTATGTTCTAAATAGATATGTAATTTCCTAATATAAAACAAAGAGTAATGTGCTTTAAAACACATCTGTTTTGGTAAAAACACATCTGTTCTGGTAAAACACAGTATGTATATAAAAACCATCAACACACATTCTAATAATAGTTAAACAGTATTATAGGTGATATAACACAACCTGAAGTATACCAAACCTTTAAAACACATCTGTTTTGGTAAAACACATTAATGTTGTATTCGAAAAAATAGAAATGCACCGATAGACTCAAAACTTATTTTGAAGACCATTATGTATATAAAAACCATCAACACACATTCTAAGAATAGTTAAACAGTATTATAGGTGATGTAACACAACCTGGAGTATACCAAACCTTTAAAACACATCTGACGTTAGTTTCGTTATTTGGTTTTTTACAGGCTGCGTTGATACGTGACCAGAAGATATACAAAGAAGGTGAACAAAGAGCAGCGCATCTCATCGAAGATATCAATGATGACGATATCGAGGCAGTGAGCATAAAGTTGGACTCGGTCAGATTAGATCAAATCTTAGTGGAAGAGTACGAGTTGCAACCGGAACAAAGGTATCCATTTGCAAAAAAGAGTGATGATGACATCGAAGCAGAAGTAGTGAAAACAAAGAAAAAAGATGAACCGAAGGCTGAAAAACACATTACCAAGTGTGTTCcggaaaaaaagaaaaaaacattcGTAAAGCCGGCCGGTAAAGCACATGGTAAACCTCCGGTCTCACCGTCACCGAACAAAAAAAACAGACTGAAAAGAAGCTGCCGAAAGCCGGAGAGGCTGggaagaagaaaattttaaatgaaagtgGTCCGGAAAATGCGCGTGTTGTAGAAGAAATACCGGTTAATGCGGGTTTCCAAACCGATTTCGCCGATTGCATGAATGAAGAAGCTGGCCAGGAACGAGTGCCTATTATAGATACATCCGATATAGAAAGATACTACCGAGAAACCGGCGAGTGGGGACAAACACAACAAAGTCAGCCGGGAATTAGCTCATCTATGGCATCTCAATATGGATCGACACCAGCGACACAAAGCGACGAGGTAATCTTTTAATTTTCCAATTATTTACACTTAACATCTTAAACCACACAATCATACTACCTAAAAACCATATTTGGTATTAGTAAAACACACTGCTAAATGTTAAAACACACATTTATGTTATTGGTAAACCACTTTAcgaatggtaaaacacattaaaGTATTAACAGCCTTATCATTTAAAACACAGATTCTGTTTGCTAATAACACATTCAGAATACCAAAAAACTTAAACTGGAATTATTAAAACACACTAATTATTTGGTAAAAACAGAATACTGATGCTGATTTAATAATTATTTGGTAAAAACAcactaataataaaaaaacaaactaatGATTGGAGAATAACATTTTCCAAAAAGGTAAAACACTTTTAATAATGGTAAAAACATAGTGCAGGGTTTGGAAGTAGCACCAATGCTGATTTAATACACCTTGTGATTGCTAAAACACACTGCTGCTAAACCATATTTGGTATTAGTAAAACACACTGCTAAATGTTAAAACACACATTTATGTGATTGGTAAACCACTTTAcgaatggtaaaacacattaaaGTATTAACAGCCTGATCATTTAAAACACATATTCTGTTTGCTAATAAAACACACTGCTGGTAGGTAAAACACAAACaacataaaaaattaaaaaagaaccACAAATATTGATAGGGAAAACACATTATAACCTGGTAAAAACACGTTGCATAATTGGAGAAATAAGAATATGATAAAGTGTGTATGATGTAATTCAGGTACATGCGGGAATGTTGGAGGTTTTCTTGAATCAATTCGACGAATGTGTAAAAAGGATAACCGACACTTTTACAGAAGGTTTCCAATTGTACCCCCAAAGTGAAAAAATCAAAGAAGTACACAAATTGTGGACAGATAAGTTGAAAAAGGTCGGATCAACGTGTACGACAACCGAACAACCACAAACTCCTGATGATAAAACACCGGAAAAAGAGGCAAATAAGGAGAATTTGGATATGTCACAGTTGTCGCAGTGGACACCTTCATTGGCCGAAGAGGTATGCAAGACGGTTGACAAGACAACCACGCAGACGACTCAGCTTGCAGTAATTGAGCCGCCCGCACAGAAGACTCAGGTTGAAGAAATGGAGAAGACCGCACTCGCCGTCACACCAATCTCCCAGAAAACACAGGAAGAGTACGAATATACAATTAGACGTGGGCGGCTAATACACGATCTGGACCTTGGAAAGCCGAAAATAAGACCGGAAAGACAAACAGAGTTGACCGATGCTCTAAGGTCACCTTACGTGAAGCGGGCAGTGTCGATTAAGGCAAAGCTTGAAAACGCTGAGCTCTCCGTCAGCTCATACATGTTTTCAGCCTGGGGTTCAATGTGgtatgttaaaacacatctgttttGGTAAAACACATTAATATTGTATTCGAAAAAATAGTAATGCACCGATATACTCACAACAGTTTGAAACTGATTCTGATGAATAAATTGTAAAACAtttaataaaacacatttgtatacATTAGGGATGTTGTCTTCAGAACTAAGAAAGGAGTGCCGGTGATGAGATCTCCGCTCGAATCATTATTGCCGGGAATCGAGGTGCACATATTGGTAATAAGCGCGTGGGCGGATTTGTTGAATTACGAAGAAAAATTCAGGCTAAAGGGGAGCATCGCACGCCTGTTCTGTTCAGTCAATATGTTGGTAAGGCTGATCATATTGGAATTGCAATTTAAGTTGTCAACTTTAGTAATATTGTTTAACACGATTAATTTGAAATGCAGAATGAAGACGACTACATTAAAAATGCAAAATCAAGAGCAAAAACGTTCGGAGACAACATGGAACCGGTTTTAGTTTCAGCTGATGTCAAAAAGATACCTGAACATGCCCTCATCTTTGTACCAGTCTTACACGAAGCTCATTTCTATTGTGTATGCTTTAATTTAATGGACATGAAGGTAGAAGTTTTGGACAACAGCGCTAAGGATGTCTCAATGCAAGCGAAATACAAAAAAAGGCCGGAAAAATTGGTACGCCCGTCTATATATAAAATACAAAAGCCCTGTGTTATATAAATGCATGTCATTTGgattacaattttttataaacacaaaaattaaaaactgcaaaaaaaatgtttacaaaatatatatgAATAAGGTTTGATGTTAAAACACATGTGATAATAAAATGACTCTAAATGATGATATTATAAGTTTAATGTGTTAAAACACATTAAAATGTTACTTAAACTGTTACTTAATGTGTTAAAACCCACTTCATGATAATTATAAGTTTAGTGTGCTAAAACACACTTGATAAAATGAATGATACGTTAGCAGCACTAGTGAATCTTTAAAACACAGTGTAGAACATAATAACatataaatattaaattaaaacacaCTGTTACTTAATTCTACGTTGTATTGTGCCTCTACATGTGTATTACTTTATTACTTTACTACAGTATTGTGCCTATACATAATAACGGTATTAAGAGCTTAAAACACACTGAGTCAGAACTTTAAATTTATCTCTTTGTTAATTACGTTGATCATTTTAATGCATTCAGCTTAAAACACAAGCGCTGATTTAAACTGTTTATCGTGCAGCGTGATGCTTTATCGGTGTACTTGGAAAAAAATGGGCATCCGGCGGGCGGGGTGATCGATAAGGTTGAGCCGGTACGATTGGAAATGCCATGGCGTACAAAAAATAATGTAATCGATTGTGGCGTCTTCCTGATGCGCCATATGGAAACATACAAGGGCGTATCTGGAAAAGGTTGGGAATGCGGATTCTCAAATGAGTGCACTGATGCGGGTGAGATTTCATACAAGCAGAGCAAAGAGATTGATGATCTCCGGCGTAAGTACATTACGAAGATGCTCCTAAGTGAAGGAAACGAGTACAGAGGTTTTGTTAAAGCCGAGGTTGCTAAATATAACAAGTTGTCGGCGGATGAAAAAAAGAGGCTAGAATCAAAAGCCTATGACACAATCCTTGCAAGATTGGATAACTAGCTTAAAATGACATGTTCTCGAAAAAAAACTTTGTTAGCGGTAGTTTGTTGACGTATTGTGCACTGATTTTCTTAAAACCCAGTTAGTTTGTTTTGTTCAGTTATCTCAATGACTTTAACAAGTACAAATATGTTAACTTTGAACCTCTTGAACCTTGTGAATTTGTGGC
Coding sequences:
- the LOC118490514 gene encoding uncharacterized protein LOC118490514; translated protein: MRLALKHMGELMESLNENQRGAVRNIGFGSILSFRMGPIPSTLSWWLVNNYDTKTRVLNCGSHHIQITEELVHDVFGVPRGNEEIKEVARARADFHEVVAEWKAQFESDPARLTPVQFKTYMQGQQASGRIFVLNFLLFYNTLLGETTTNSSINMKFLPALHRGKDIKSFNWCEYMIRCLDRTVEAWTPKEPFLGPMPLLVAALIRDQKIYKEGEQRAAHLIEDINDDDIEAVSIKLDSVRLDQILVEEYELQPEQRYPFAKKSDDDIEAEVVKTKKKDEPKAEKHITKCVPEKKKKTFVKPAGKAHGKPPVSPSPNKKNRLKRSCRKPERLGRRKF
- the LOC118490700 gene encoding uncharacterized protein LOC118490700, producing MQAKYKKRPEKLRDALSVYLEKNGHPAGGVIDKVEPVRLEMPWRTKNNVIDCGVFLMRHMETYKGVSGKGWECGFSNECTDAGEISYKQSKEIDDLRRKYITKMLLSEGNEYRGFVKAEVAKYNKLSADEKKRLESKAYDTILARLDN